The genomic region CCCTCGTCGATCGCGAGTCGGGCCAGGGCCAGCTCCTCCGCCGCGGAGAGCGCGCGATCGTCCTCGGGCACGTCGTCCTCTCGTCGTCCGTGGGCGGGGTCGTGTCGAGCCGGGCCAGACTAGGTGATGACGGGCCGAAGCGCTGATCGACTGCGCACTACTGTTCGTTCGATTGCTCTAACCAGATCAAAGATGCAAGACTGAGCAGCAAACGCGCGGCAACCGCGCAGGGGAGGGGTTTCCGTGACGCGTGCAGGGGCCGGTATGGCGGCCGACATCGACGAGCAGCCGGCCGGCTACGAGCGGCTGCTCTCCACGGAGCACGCGGGCGCGATCGCCCGGGTGGCCGCCGTCATCGCCGAACGACGGCCCCGCCACGTCGTCTTCACCGCCCGGGGCACCTCGGACCACGCCGCGCTCTACGGGGCCTACCTGACGGAGATCCGGCTCGGCCTGCCCGCGGGGCTGGCCTCGCCGAGCGTGGTGACCCTCTACGGCGCGCGGCCCGACCTCTCCGACGCGCTGGTGATCGGGGTCAGCCAGAGCGGCGGCTCGCCGGACCTCACCGAGGTGCTGCGGGAGGCCCGGGCCTCAGGCGCGCTCACCCTCGCCGTCACCAACGCGCCGGACTCGCCGCTCGCCGGCGTCGCCGAGCTGAGCGTGGACATCGCCGCCGGGCACGAGCGGGCGGTGGCCGCGACCAAGACGTACACCGCCGAACTGCTCGCCCTGCTCATGCTCGTCGAGGGCGTCCGGGCCGGTGACGGGGTGCTGCCGGCCGAGGAGCGGGCGGCGCTCGCCGCGCTGCCCGAGCTGGCCGCGCTCACCCTCGCCGACACCACCCCGGCCCAGCTCGCGCCCCGCTACCGCTTCGCCGCCCAGTTGGTCACCACCGGCCGCGGCTACGCGTATCCGACGGCACGGGAGGCGGCGCTCAAGCTCATGGAGACCTCGTACCTCCCGGCGCTCGCCTTCTCCGGCGCGGACCTGCTGCACGGCCCGCTCGCGATGACCGACCCGGACGTGCCGGTGCTCGCCGTGGTCGGGTCGGGGCCCGGTGGCCGGTCGATGGGCGAGGTGTTGCCCCGACTCGGCGAGCGTCGTGCCGATGTGGTGGTGGTCGGCTCCGCCGACGTCGAGGGCGCGACCCGGATCGCGGTCCCCGAGGTCGACGAGCGGTACGCCCCGCTGTTGGACATCCTCCCGCTCCAGCGGCTCGCGCTGGCGCTCGCACTGGCCCGCGGCGAGGATCCCGACGCCCCGCGCGGGCTCAAGAAGGTCACCGCGACGAGGTGAGGCGCGGCGTGGCACGCTGGTCAGCGTGTCCACGCTGCGCGATCTCGCCGAGGAGCACACCCACCTCCGTCCGGCCGACATCGACCACCTGCACCGGATCGCCGGAGACTGGCAACTGCTCTCCGACCTGTCCTTCGCCGACCTGCTGCTCTGGGTGCCGGTCGACGCCGAGGGCACGTTCCTCTGCGTCGCCCAGGTGCGCCCGACGACCGCGCCGACGGCGTACCAGGACGACCAGGTGGGCCGCATCGTCGGCGGGCCGGAGGTCGCACACCTGGAGGTGGCGTACCGGCAGGGGCGGATCTGGCGGGAGGGCGACCCGGTCTGGTACGGCGACGTGCCCGCCCGGCACGAGGCGATCCCGGTCCGGCTGCGCACCGCCGACGGTGAGGCCGGCGAGGTGGTGGCGGTGGTCGGCCGGGACACCAACCTCTCCACCGCGCGTACGCCCAGCCAGCTGGAGCTGAACTACCTGACCACGGCGGACGACCTGGCCCAGATGATCGCCGACGGCACCTTCCCACCGCCCCGGCATCCGGGGGAGACCACGTCCGCTCCTCGGGTCGGCGACGGCCTGGTCCGGCTGGACGCCAACGGCAAGGTCACCTACGCGAGCCCGAACGCCCAGTCCGCGTACCGCCGGCTGGGCTACGCCTCGCACCTCGTGGGCGAGGACCTGGCGGCACTGCACCGCCGGCTCGCCGGCGATCCGCTGGAGGGGACCGACGCGGCGAACGCGATCCTGGCCGCGCTGCGCGGCGACGCGCCGCCCCGCCGGGAGATCGACGCCCGCGGCGCCACCATGCTCACCCGGGCGCTGCCGCTCATGCCGGCCGGCGTGCCGATCGGCGCGCTGGTGCTGGTCCGGGACATCACCGAGGTGCGCCGCCGGGACCGTGCCCTGATCACCAAGGACGCCACCATCCGGGAGATCCACCACCGGGTGAAGAACAACCTGCAGACCGTCGCCGCGCTGCTGCGCCTGCAGGCCCGCCGGGTCTCGATGCCCGAGGCCCGGGTCGCGCTGGAGGAGTCGGTACGCCGGGTCGCCTCGATCGCGCTGGTGCACGAGACGCTCTCGATGTCCAGCGACGAGGCGGTGGAGTTCGATGGCATCGTCGACCGGGTGGCCAGCGCGGCGACCGAGGTGGCCGCGACCGAGGTGACCGTCGGCATGCGCCGCAAGGGCAGCTTCGGGGTGCTGCCCGCGGAGGTGGCCACCTCGCTGGTGATGGTCCTCAACGAGCTGCTGCTCAACGCCGTCGAACACGGCTTCCCGCCGGCGGACGAGGCGCCGGCCGAGGCAACCGGCGTGGCCGTGCCGGGCGGTGGCGCCGCCGGCGAGCCGGTCGCTGGCGAGCTCCTCGCCGGCGAGCCGGAGGCTGGCTCCGGCGCGCCAGGCTCGGCGCCCGAGGTGGTGGTCTCGGCGCACCGGTTCCGCAAGCAGCTGCACGTCACGGTGACCGACAACGGGCGGGGCCTCCCCACCGGGTTCGACGCCGAGCGGGGCGGCAACCTCGGGTTGCAGATCGTCCGGGCGCTGGTCACCGGCGAGCTGCGCGGCACGATCGAGCTGCGCCACGGCAGCGGCGGCGGTACCGAGGCACTGCTCGTCGTCCCGCTGGGCCGCGGCGCCCCGGACGGTCGCGCGGCGGCCTGACCGCCGCGCGACCGACCCGACCGTCACCTCGCACCGGGCCTTCGCCGCACTCGGCCTTCGCCGGGCTGCTGGCCTGCCGGTGTCCTCATGAGCGTTATGACTCTCCGGCATATTTATGGCTCTTGTGACGTGTTGTGGGTGGTTGGGCGCGTCCTTGATGGCGCACGCCGTTGTCCTGCCTAGGTTCTGGCTTGTCGAGGTCAGAACTGGATGGGCGGGAGAACGGCGTGCGTTCTGCCAGGGTATGGGCTGGGCTGCTCGGGGTCGAGCAGGCGGTGGTGGAGGGTGTGGAGTTCGATCCGGACGAGTCGGTGGTGGTGGCTCGGGTGCGGGTGCGTAAGGGCGCGTCGCGGCGGTGTCCGTATTGCCGGCGGCGGTGTGCCCGTTATGACGCTGGGGTGCGTCGTCGGTGGCGGGCGTTGGATCTCGGGACGGTGCGGGCGGTGATCGAGGCGGACGCGCCTCGGGTGTCCTGTCGGGTGCATGGGGTGGTCGTGGCGGCGGTGCCGTGGGCGCGTCACGGGGCGGGGCACACACGGGCGTTCGACGCGACGGTGGCGTGGTTGGCGGTGCACACGGCGAAGTCGGCGGTGTCGCAGCTGATGCGGGTCGGTTGGCGCACGGTGGGGTCGATCGTGGCCCGGGTATGGGCCGATACCGGTGGCCTTGAGGACCGGTATGACGGGTTGCGTCGTATCGGGATCGACGAGGTCAGCTACAAGAAGGGGCACCGGTATCTGACCGTGGTCGTGGACCATGACAGCGGCCGGTTGGTGTGGGCGGCGCCGGGTAGAAGCGCCACCACGTTACAGGCGTTCTTCGACCTGCTCGGTCCCGAGCGGGCCGCGAAGATCACGCACGTGTCGGCCGACGGCGCGGACTGGATCACGACGGTCGTGCGGCGCAGGTGCCCGAACGCGGTCCGCTGCGCCGACCCGTTCCACGTGGTGGCCTGGGCCACCGACGCCGTTGACCGGGTTCGCCGTCAGGCATGGAACGAGGCCACCGGGCGAGGAGCCGGCCGCCGCGGTGTCGCCACCGGCGAGGCCCGAGAGCTGAAGAACACCCGCTGGGCGTTGTGGAAGAACCCCGACAACCTCACCGACGCCCAGCAGGCCAAACTCGCCTGGATCGCCAAGACCCATCCCCGCCTGCACCGGGCCTGGGCGTTGAAAGAGGGCCTACGGCTGGTGTTCACCCTGGCCAGGACCAGCCCGACCACGGCGGTCGAAGCCCTCGACCGGTGGATCGGATGGGCCCGACGCAGCCGCATCGACGTCTTCGTCGACCTGCAACGACGCGTCACGCGACACCGCGACCAGATCATCGCCGCCATCGAACACGGCCTGTCCAACGGCCGGATCCAGTCGGTCAACACCAAGATCCGCCTGATCACCCGGATGGCCTTCGGCTTCCACTCAGCCGAAGCCCTCATCGCCCTGGCCATGCTCAGCCTCGGCGGCCACCGACCCGAACTACCCCGACCATGACCCCGACCCACACATCAATCACAAGAGCCATAAATATGCCTCACAGTCATAACGCTCAGACGAGCTTGGCCCCCGGCGGCGCGACACGCGGCTCCACCCGGTAGCGCTCAGCGGGTGAGGAGCGCGACGGTCAGGCCGGGGCGCTGCCAGACCTGCTCGACGGTGAAACCGTCCCGTAGTGCCGCACCCTTCGCGCCGGGCACCGTCGCCACCGGGTCGGCATGCCGGCCGGCGACGACCAGCCAGAGCCGCTGCGTCCCGGCGAGGCACTCGGCGGGACGGTCGCACTCGGCGGCCCAGAGGTCGCCGCGGCGGGCCTGCCCCTCGGTCAGCAGCGCGTCGCGCGGCCGCTGGCCCCGGAGTTGGTACTCCAGCCCCAGGTCGAGGAAGAGCCAGCTCTGGCGGGGCGAGTAGACGACCGCGTCGCCGGGGCGTTGCCCCTCGGCGACGATGCGGGCCACCCCGCGGTAGTCGATCGGAGCGCTGCGCGGCCACTCGTGGGTACGCCTCAGCGCCGCCTGGTCGGGGAGGCCCAGCAGACCGGCCAGGGCCAGTACGGCGAGCCCGCCCGGCAGTGGCACCGCGGCCAGCGCCGCACCGGCCAGGAGGCAGCCGAACGGCACGACGAACACCAGGTAGCGGGGTACCCAGAGCGGTACGACCAGACCCGCGGCGAACAGCAGCAGCACCGGCAGCAGCACGGCGCTGCCGGGCAGCAGCGCGCGCCAGCCGAGCCGGGCGGTCCCGAGCACGGCGAGGCCCACCAGCAGCCCGCCCACGACGCTGCTCTGGGCGACGCCGCCCGGCAGCGCGGTCAGGTCGGTCGGCCGGACCAGGTCCACCCAGTTCAGCTGCCGGCCCCGCTGGCTCCGGGCGGCCAGCGCCAGCGGGGTAACCAGCAGCAGCGCCGGCAGGACGGCCGGCAGCCACCACCACCGCGGATCCCCTCGGCGCCCGCCGCCAGCTGACCCGCCGGCGACGCGGACCCCGCTCGGGCCGCTGCCTGAGCCGCCGCCCGACCCGGCGCCGTCGCGGACCCCGCTCGCGCCGTCGCCCGAGCCGCGGCTGGCGTGCTGGTCCGCGTCGTCGCCGCTCGTGCCGTTGGCCGGGTCGGTCGGGTGGCCTGGACGGGCCGGCGTGAGGCCGGCGCGGCGGGCGGCGAGCACCGCCAGCGCGTGGGCGGCGAGCAGAGTGAGCGCGATCAGATGGGCCAGGGCGAGGGCCGCGAGGGCGGCGGCGTACCCGGCCCAACGTCCCCAGCCGGGTCGGCGCAGCGCGTCGACCAGCAGCAGGGTGGCGAGGACGGCGAGGAACGTGGCCAGCGCGTACGGGCGGGCCTCCTGGGCGTACCGGGAGGTGCCCGGCAGCAGCGCGAAGAGCAGGCCGGCGAGCAGCCCGACCCGGGCGCCGGCGAGCCGCCGGCCGAGCAGCGCGGTCAGCGCCGCGGCCCCGGTCATCGCCAGCACCGACGGCAGTCGCAGCGCGGTGACCGAATCACCGACCAGCGCCAACCAGCCGTGCATGAGCAGGTAGTACGGCCCGGTGGCCGCGTCGATGGTGCCGGACAGCCGGACCAGGTCGCCGACCGAACGGGTGGCCGCGCTCCAGGTCGCCAGCTCGTCGCGCCAGAGCTGGGCCCGGTTGAGCCCGGCACCCGTGACCACGAGGGTCAGCAGCGCCGGCGGCACCCACACCGGCAGGCGCACGCCGCGGAGGCCGCGCGGTGCGGGGGGACCGTCCGCGCCGGTCCCGGTCGGGGTCGCCCGATCCCGCCTATCGGACAATTCGCCCACGATGCCGAGCCTCGCACACCGTTGTGCCCGACGGGGCCGGAGCGGACGCAGCCGCCGCCGCTCAGGCCCGTCATGTGGGA from Micromonospora sp. WMMD812 harbors:
- a CDS encoding SIS domain-containing protein is translated as MAADIDEQPAGYERLLSTEHAGAIARVAAVIAERRPRHVVFTARGTSDHAALYGAYLTEIRLGLPAGLASPSVVTLYGARPDLSDALVIGVSQSGGSPDLTEVLREARASGALTLAVTNAPDSPLAGVAELSVDIAAGHERAVAATKTYTAELLALLMLVEGVRAGDGVLPAEERAALAALPELAALTLADTTPAQLAPRYRFAAQLVTTGRGYAYPTAREAALKLMETSYLPALAFSGADLLHGPLAMTDPDVPVLAVVGSGPGGRSMGEVLPRLGERRADVVVVGSADVEGATRIAVPEVDERYAPLLDILPLQRLALALALARGEDPDAPRGLKKVTATR
- a CDS encoding PAS domain-containing sensor histidine kinase, with translation MSTLRDLAEEHTHLRPADIDHLHRIAGDWQLLSDLSFADLLLWVPVDAEGTFLCVAQVRPTTAPTAYQDDQVGRIVGGPEVAHLEVAYRQGRIWREGDPVWYGDVPARHEAIPVRLRTADGEAGEVVAVVGRDTNLSTARTPSQLELNYLTTADDLAQMIADGTFPPPRHPGETTSAPRVGDGLVRLDANGKVTYASPNAQSAYRRLGYASHLVGEDLAALHRRLAGDPLEGTDAANAILAALRGDAPPRREIDARGATMLTRALPLMPAGVPIGALVLVRDITEVRRRDRALITKDATIREIHHRVKNNLQTVAALLRLQARRVSMPEARVALEESVRRVASIALVHETLSMSSDEAVEFDGIVDRVASAATEVAATEVTVGMRRKGSFGVLPAEVATSLVMVLNELLLNAVEHGFPPADEAPAEATGVAVPGGGAAGEPVAGELLAGEPEAGSGAPGSAPEVVVSAHRFRKQLHVTVTDNGRGLPTGFDAERGGNLGLQIVRALVTGELRGTIELRHGSGGGTEALLVVPLGRGAPDGRAAA
- a CDS encoding ISL3 family transposase, with the protein product MRSARVWAGLLGVEQAVVEGVEFDPDESVVVARVRVRKGASRRCPYCRRRCARYDAGVRRRWRALDLGTVRAVIEADAPRVSCRVHGVVVAAVPWARHGAGHTRAFDATVAWLAVHTAKSAVSQLMRVGWRTVGSIVARVWADTGGLEDRYDGLRRIGIDEVSYKKGHRYLTVVVDHDSGRLVWAAPGRSATTLQAFFDLLGPERAAKITHVSADGADWITTVVRRRCPNAVRCADPFHVVAWATDAVDRVRRQAWNEATGRGAGRRGVATGEARELKNTRWALWKNPDNLTDAQQAKLAWIAKTHPRLHRAWALKEGLRLVFTLARTSPTTAVEALDRWIGWARRSRIDVFVDLQRRVTRHRDQIIAAIEHGLSNGRIQSVNTKIRLITRMAFGFHSAEALIALAMLSLGGHRPELPRP
- a CDS encoding glycosyltransferase family 39 protein, with translation MRLPVWVPPALLTLVVTGAGLNRAQLWRDELATWSAATRSVGDLVRLSGTIDAATGPYYLLMHGWLALVGDSVTALRLPSVLAMTGAAALTALLGRRLAGARVGLLAGLLFALLPGTSRYAQEARPYALATFLAVLATLLLVDALRRPGWGRWAGYAAALAALALAHLIALTLLAAHALAVLAARRAGLTPARPGHPTDPANGTSGDDADQHASRGSGDGASGVRDGAGSGGGSGSGPSGVRVAGGSAGGGRRGDPRWWWLPAVLPALLLVTPLALAARSQRGRQLNWVDLVRPTDLTALPGGVAQSSVVGGLLVGLAVLGTARLGWRALLPGSAVLLPVLLLFAAGLVVPLWVPRYLVFVVPFGCLLAGAALAAVPLPGGLAVLALAGLLGLPDQAALRRTHEWPRSAPIDYRGVARIVAEGQRPGDAVVYSPRQSWLFLDLGLEYQLRGQRPRDALLTEGQARRGDLWAAECDRPAECLAGTQRLWLVVAGRHADPVATVPGAKGAALRDGFTVEQVWQRPGLTVALLTR